GAAgcaactgttattattattatcagagCGATACTCATTAGCTGAAAGGATACGATGAGCAACTTGTGCAACTTTCAGGTCGACATCAAACAGCAGTAGGGATAAGACAGCAATCAGAAACACAAAGGCACCCCTCGTCTACAATGAATATGATGAAGGGAAAACAAAGgacaaatataaaaataatgacTTTGAAGAAGTTGTGGTTGGTTGTTGATGTGGTTGGAAAAACACTGTTTGATCTAACGTTAGTGAGAGAATTGGCTTTTATATGAGAATGGCACTGTGTTCTCAAGCAGACGCTTGTATGTGGATCACATGGTGGCTTCACATTTTGATTCACCTGCTGCATTGAGCACTTAAATAGACCATGATCAAATATAGACTGGCCCCCTGTCCTCATCCGTAAGGACTAGTATTGGTTTCACAGAACcagtgatatcattggatacaatgtatacagtgtacatgttcaTCCATATAAGTTTGATATGTAAACATGTCTGTAGAACTGGACTGCAAAAAGAATGCGAGATCAACGGTACATCCATACCATGAGACCGTCAATATATTGACGCTGGCTCAAGCCCATTCTCTGGCTAGATAAAACACAGCACTTACCCTAGCTGGACCCCCTCCTCTACTAGTGAAGAGGGCTGCCACTGCCGCTGATACAACCACATCACTGTGATCAAACAGTAGAACAGTcctgccaaaacaaaaaacaaacaacaagtgCTTTATTTACACGTACCTTCCTTCGAAAGtttcgtggccgagtggttaagagcaccgaattcaaacactggtgtttctgatcaatagagtgtgggttcgaatccccagccgtgacacctgtgtccttaagcaagacacataaccattgcttcatccttcggttgggacgtaaagccgttggtcccatgtgttgtgtaacgcacgtaaaagaacccagtgcactcatCGAAaacagaaggggttcgccccagtgtcctggctgtggctgctgtaagcgcagtagcatcttgtaaacccttataaggtgttaCATACTTGGGGCTCAGAATTAatctctgcaataacctatctttctaaaaaaaaattacatactcagcgccttgagtaccttgtttggtagatacgtacgctatataagactttgatattacatgtattgttattattcctTCTCTCTGTAAAAACATTTTCTAGTGAGTTGACCACCCATTTGAAACCATCCACTGCACGGGTAGCGTAGGGTATGGTGGCACAACTGCACAGAACTAATTGGTTGGTGGCTGGTCGCTGTTAATTTTTACTTTAATGTCCATTAACAgtggccagccaccaacccagtcATTACTACACAGTGAAAATTTGGCCGTCACACTATTATTCATTggttcaaaaccacagtggatgatattgattggtcagacagtaagagggttgactgtgtacaagTTATTAACCTTGCATTAACCACATTTGATCATATAGCAGGctggcatacatgtagtttgtaagTCATTTAAAACCATAGAGGACAAAGTTATTAATGGTCACACAGTTGGAGGGTTATTTATTACATATGAAGAAGTACATGGTCAAAGGAAAGTTTGACAGGAAATCTTACCTTACAGTTCCGCATAATGTCAACCCAAATATCCAGAGTAATGTAATCAGAGCACCAAAAAATGCATGACGAAAAACACGTACCCACTGTTTAAAAAGATACAGGAAATACGGCAAGTTTTAGTGATATTTGAACTATAACTGACGAGCAGAGTCAAACtggtcttttaaaggcactggacaggtttagtaattactctaaatagtTGTAAGCATACAAACCGATGAAAATATAACATCCATGAAAACTTActagaaacggctctctctgaagtaacgtagtttttgagaaggtaatttctcactcaactaaCAGTGAATCACTTTTATTAACTCACCTGTCTTTTACTTAATCTCTTCCCTGATGAAAATGGTCTTTGAATAGGCAATAATAAGGCAGCAGAACTGTGGAGAAGAAAAAAGTCAATTTAAAGCAAACTGCGGTAACTCACAGAGCATTTAATATGTAACAGCCCTGATACCATGGGCAGAGTACTGAACTGATATCTCACATCACTATAACCACTGGACGTTAAGAAACCTAAATCTCACTTACCCAGCTTTGATGAGAAATACAAAGATGATGAGATGGACAACTTTGAGGACGTCATACGCCAGGAAGAGGCCAAGCGCCCTCAAGCATTTCGTAACAACTAGCAAGGCAATATACGGCACCAATCTgtaatacaatgtacatcaaAATGTAGTCAAAGTTAATAAAGGCTCTTCACCACATCAACTTAGAAACCCCAAAATAGCTTTTAAGCtataatatttatatatttaaatatGCACATAATTTTGGGGACTAGCAAATTCAAGAGGTGTGGCCAAGACTGCACCAACTGTCTGACAAAAGTCCAACTAAAAATATGTtaacaaatataaaacatttcttCATTTATTCGGCAGGTCGTGGCAGGAATGGAAACTGGACTCAACATctaagctctggtgattctgatcagcaaagtgcgGGTCCGAAGTCAAGTAATGAGGCTTGTGTCCTTAGCAAGGCACTTTTGCTTCATCCTTTGAAGGATGGGACACAAAGCCGTAAGACCTGTACGCTCTGTAAAATGCATGTACAAAAAAACAGTACCCttgtcaaaaagagaaggggtcacCCCACTGGTTGACTGCATAGTGCATGCCTGAGGTGAAGGGCTCATCTAGTTAAGGTTTCAAATAAGAATTGTGTATTTACAACAATGATTTTGTTcgcttcttttttttgtatatcaatataaaccacaagggaaactgactaggtaaattgTGAagtgattttgggttgaacaaagaactgactagagtgggattcaaaccaatgacCTACGGATTAACgcgccggcgctctaccaactgagctatctagccatataTTGGCGgtagctatctagccctatattggcggtagggacacccataaatggccgaccgttttagtttgcaaagtaaaaggaaaagcacgcaatttcgaggcaaatttgtgtggatcattgtattctactttaaaaacatctttccaatcatgcattttataacaaatggttacaatcgctttttatagaccaactcgtccgattctaggcaacgtgttcctttaaatgaatgGACAGCAATACTGTAAAAGCCATTCAATTGCTACTGCAGTAAGTAGGTATTGGAATGTCCTTACAGACCACCTTAAAAAGCATAAATCATAACAGTTTACTTAGCTATCGAGTCCTGAAATGGTTGGTTAATGAATGAAAGATAAACTTCTAGTTCCAGAAAATCAATAGAGGGattttttgtataatatatATGGCTCTCACCTTCTTGAACCAACCCTGCCAAGATTTGAACTCCCCGCCAACATTGTGTCAGGAAAATGGAATTGAATGGTCTCACTCTCAATGTTTTGATGTCATCGCTGTGAAGTCAAAATCTggagaaaaagaaataaaaataggGACAGTTGTAGAATGATGGCCGTAATAATAATAGCGCATCGAGCTGTAaaacgagttgacttgggtctgagttgacttgggtctgagttgacttgggtctgagttgacttgggtacgtcGAGTTGACTCAGGTACAAGTAGACTTGAGTATGagttgggaaaagtttccgtatggcgccaccactttttcattcgaaataaaataatatagtatctaatttacctgattgatatatccctttttgtaaaaatgagtgaaaaagtggtggcgccatacggaaagttatccatgaGTTgacctgttttgttttctttcgaaatgaaataattataggATATAATTTTCCTAAATGAGATAATGTGGTGGAAGGATATggatatggaaagttatccaaatatTTCCACATGCGCAGAATTTATTCATGCAGTTTAATAAATAATTGCAGATGACATAAAGCCGAGGTTACTGCGTGTACATCATCCATAACGATATAGCCGAGGTTACTGCATGTACATCGTCCATAACGTATCAAATTAGATTTATTTTTAGTGCGATACTACCTAGTACTAGTTACCAGCCAGTTACCTAACTCACTTAATTTATCAGACAGCTCGGTCAGACCATGTCTGATGATCATGTCAGACcattaatattaatatcaatTTTGGATCctcaattttaaataatattggcATTGCTCAGCACTCTCGCTTCAGTTTCACAATCACAGTCACACCAGTGACCATGGTCATGGTCATGGATGGAGCCTCCACCATCATCATGGTTTGTTTGGGGTAGCCTACTGACACATTAACTCAATTCAAAAGAGATTAATAACTACAAACCTTTCACAAAATAGCAATTAACAAGTTGGCATGTTTGAGGACTTTGTCTTGGTCTTTCCAGATGCAAAATGGATCAATGACGTGTAACCATGTCCGTCACTAAATAATAACTCggataaaaataattttataaccTTTCCCCTTTTTCTTGTGCGCTGCATGAAACCCATACGCCGATCAAGGCATTTTCCCTATCGCGAGACGTTATAAAAAGGGGAACCAGTCTatgaaaaaaatgctggacaTTTTGTTATAATGCATTTTGTTGTCAATTGAGGGGGTGTTAAAAATGCGCCACATGTCACACTAAACAAGTAACTTTGATTCCAGAATGCTCACAACTTAGCCCTTTTAAAACCAACCagataattatttagagtaattttcAGCTCCATGCGGACCGCCGAATGACATCGGTTGATTGAGCAGCGTGAATGGACCGAGGGGCTGCCCAGAGCATCGGTGACCGTTGATAAAGGCTGACGACAGTCCGGGGTGAGTCTCGCCAGTTGCTTGATGTGAGTTCCGTACGGAAATAATCTCCGCAAACTTCTTGAACATCATGGCTACCGAGAAAAAGTGTGCCCCCGTACGGACCGCGAACGAAAGAGTTCGCGTATGGGACCACCCTCCAGCAATGAAGATGGTGGTTGCCGCTATCGTGGCACTGAAGGAGAAAAACGGTTCGTCTAGTCAAGCCATCAGAAAGTACATCAAGGACACATTCCAAGTCGACATGGACAGGCAGGCCGTTTTCATCCGAAAGGCCCTCAATACCGGTGTACAGCAGGGAGTTCTTATCCAGACCAAGGGCACAGGAGCTTCAGGTTCATTCAAATTGGACCCAGCAATGGACAAGACTAAGGAAAAGGCGAAGAAGGTCAAACAACGAGACAAGgtcaagaagaaaaagaaggagCAAGCAAAGAAGGCAAAGCTGAAAGCCCAGAAAGCCAAGTCAATTCAATGCACATTTGTTTTTGATGGTGACAATGACAGTTTAAGATGGTTGAAGTATTAACAACGAGTGAAAGGAAGCATGCTAGCCAACCAAGCAGGAAAGTTTTATAAAGCATTCTGCTTTTGTGACAGACAGGGCCCTGGACACGAGGGACACAATGTCAATGAGACCAGATAAGTCAATTTAAATTATCAAAACAACAGTCTTTGTACAAGTGTGTCGATCTACAAGAAGTGATGTTTCGGTTTGCTAGAGAATGACTTGAGTAAACGAGACCTTTTAATATCCGTGATGAGACATTTGCAGTCAAGAAGGAGAAGACCAAGAAAgccaataataacaaaaaagaagTCTCCAAAGAAAATCGTCAAGAAGACACACACCAAGAAAGTTGCAGCCAAGAAAGAGCGGCCAAGCCAGCCAAGAAAGACACGAAGCCCAGCAAAGCCGCAAAGAGTCCAAAGCCAAAGGCGAAGAAGGTCACCGAAAGCATGCAGCAAAGCCGATCGACCACCAACAAACCTAAGAAGTGAAATAGCCCATTCCGGGACAACAATCAAATAAGcgaaacaaattacaaaagagACTATTATCTGCATTTGTCTGcgaaattaaaaattaaatcaactCACTAGTCTAACCTAggtattatattattgttttgattaataaacaaacccaaaatgattattacataataaataaataagtgatttgagtaataaaataaaaaaatgtatcaaataATGGCAAAAACAACTgttgtttatataaaataaattgtacaaacTTGGGGCGCCTGGCGCTCCTACAGACACGGGGTGGGCCGGGACGTAATAAAATGGCGAACATCAACATCATTATTTGACGCCAGAATTAGGCAAAGCGAGGTAGCATCTatgcgacaaaaaaatgaataaagaaTGTCACGATCAGAATCGAAATCATTTCATAGTCGTCGCTGTAGACGTTGATATGAGACCTCGTAAAACGTATGTAGAGGTTAGAACTTTACATACACACCTATCAGTTATGGGAAGATTGTCTGTCATGTATGTTATTTTGAACAAGAGTTTGGCAGGTCAGAGGGAAAATGAAACACACTTCTATAATCAGAGTAATTTCCAGTTCGACGCGAACCGCCGAGTGTCGCCGGTTTTTGAGCAGCGTGAATGGACCGAGGGGCTGCTCAGAGCATGCTCAGAGCCACCGGTTACCCTTGAAAAAGGCTGCTGTCCAGCATTTAGTTTTGTACGAGAAGAAAGCCATTGAAAATGGCCATCCGATGGTGCAAAACTTGTTTAAGATTGAGCATTAAACTGTGGTCGAATTGACCCGTTTTAACGTTTgattttctctccgacagctgtGTGCACAAAAATTCCCATTGGTGAAGCTGTTGAGATCGTCCAATTACCCGCCTACTTGTCAAAAGGTGTGAAAGTCGCCCTAATTTACATTCGAATGCAGGGACATTAAAAGaactgcgtctctctagcatttttagttccagagttattgaAAAGATTGGCTGATTTTTCCGGgccattttttattaaatatttttcccccttttcgTCACCACGTGCCGTGTTTGGAGGGGTAGCAGATTATAAGAAGCGGAAACGCTTCTCATATTCTATTTCTGAAtcgtaaaataattatattttacataactacattactttaaaatgtttcaaaaaaaaaacaaaaaaaaaaaaacgttatactatcgaaagctgccgAAGGCTTCAACACCCCATAAATTACTTTATAGGCAATATTTTTGGGTATCTTCTTTTGGTAACAATTATGTTTCGGGCTTAACATTGAAATGCACTCACCCGCTAACCGTGTTCGCTAACAATACCTGGGTGCTGGTTCACTCAGCTTGCACAAAGAAGGCTAGTAGTAGAAGTGAATTTGTTTCTGTAATTTCATCATCCCTCCATATGATTTCCCACGATACCTTTATATGGTTCACGGATTCGGCATCGGGTACTATGTAGCATGCACGGTTTTTGTCGTAAAGTGGTGTTTGAATCTTAAACAACAACACACAAcataaacagtaaacttgcggaaTGGTGGTTCTTGGGAGGGGagtatcgacgtttcgaacataCTCATACTAGCCCGGGTGGGTATACGAAATATAACACCGGCTCACCTGTttcgatttaaaggcagtggacactattggtaattactcaaaataattattagcaaaatcattacgagcaatgggagaggttgatagtataaaacggtgtgagaaacggctcctctggagtaacgtagttttcgagaaagaagtaattttacaaaaaactttATTTCGATACAAGCATCCTTAAagcacaccttcgtgtgacaagggtgttttttttctttcatagttatctcccaatacaactacgacggccaattgagctcaaatttccacaggtttgttatttaatgcattatgttgagatacaccaagtgagaagactggtctttgacaatattaccaatagtgtcaactgtccagtgtctttaaggaactgaacactattggtaattaatcaaattgATTGTTAGTGTAATATTCTTGGTTGGGTTTGGGTCCTTCTTCCTCACGTACGTGCggagtagtagtagtagtaagtTAATCGGGAGGGCTTGAACTTGAAGTTGACGTTGAATAATTAAAGTTCGCCacagaacaaacaaatgacaagtTGAACTCGAAAGTAAGTTGATGTCACgataaatgattttattaagAGTTCTCTTCTCGAACCCTCCTGTTCTCCAGTCTAGCTCAAACTAAAAACTCTTCCTTTTACATTCCTTTTCTTTATTCCAAACCTTGTTTTTAATTATCTTCTAAATCACAATATTCTTAATTCCAAACCAACCGCGCGCACGCTCGCGCTTAGTAATTAGCTCACGCTTTGCAGTTGGTTTAGGGTAGATCACTACAttagcataagaacttacttggtaatgagcaattgagagctgtagatagtataaaaaatgtgAGAAATTGCTCACTTAGaagtaaaattttaatttaaaagactTTGGgtctgaaaccttttattataggcatctgaaatcacacactTTGTGCAGCAAGGCTGCTTTGtgttcattgttctcttgcaacttcgatgaccaattgagtccaaattttcacatgcatTTTTTGGCGTTATGTTTGGACACACCAatagtgaaaatactggtcctGACAATTGCCATTaataggtgtccagtgccttgaaataCAATATTGTATCGGTTAACATTAACCCGACAATCACTGTGTACACAATAAGGCTATTGTGCCGTCTATAATTCGTTATTGATTTGCCGTTATTTATGAACGGTTTCAAACCATTGTCTTTTATTTGTAACACGTGGCGAGCCTTGATGGTGGTAATTTacagaaaattaatttgaaaatctgCGGTTATCTAATCAATATCTGAAATCCACAGGATAAAGCATTACCATGGCCATACCATTGAACAATTATCACTAAGAACAAATGCAAGGAATGGCGTCCGGCGCTGAAACTGAAACCGCGACTGAGTTTACAAGTCGGGTTACCCAGCAGCTTGTAGGAGGTATAGCTGGTATTGGGCTAGCCATGGGTATGGAGACGGGTCTGTTTGATGTGATGATCTCAATGGGAGGGAACAAGAAAACCAGCCAGGAGATTGCGGACTTGGCTGGCATGAAAGAAAGGtaaaaacaactcaactttgatttgaaacaattcttttgtttcaatttacctGTATTATGTCTCAATTAATTTaactaattatttatttattcattaattgctggatttatttatttattcatttatcgtttatttatttgttgattgatgtatgtatttatttatttgcttatgtATTCattcgtttatttatttattcatttatcgcttatttcttaatttatttattttgtttatttgttgattatttgattattattgttattattttgtatggtatcaaacaaaaatatgttaattctttttacttgtttgttaacgtattggtttatttatacattgtgttatttgtttgtatttttggtgtGGAGTTGTTCGTtaatacataaacaaaatgtCTTGGTGTTACAAACAATTCAACCAAAACTGATTCAAAGAATAATCGTTGGTTGCAAAGCTATGTGGTGACAAGCATTTCAGGGAGAAGGTTCACGCATTCCCAACCCGACTAATTTGAAGCTGTACCTAAGTTTTCAATCTACGCCTCGacaatattatacaaatttaataatggtttgagggtgactataGTCGATAAATATAATATCGAAACTGCGTGTGTGGTGTGTTGACACATCCACTGAATTGTAAACACATAGCATTGAGTCATTAGAAATTCAAAGCACTGTTTGAGTGCACATGTAAATAAAATTGCgttaaatttcttttttctttttttctgctgCACAAATGGATCGGAAaacgaattgaattgaattgaaaaatgaGACTTATGTATTTAAGTCAATGTTAATTATACAATTAACTGCCACCATGTTGCTCAATATTGTATGTTAGGGTTGTGATGCATGGCTGCCGCAAACATCATGAACTTTGACCCCGAAGAAGGACAATTTTAAACCAATTAACTGTCATGTTGCTCAACATTTTATTTGGACAGGTATGTAAGGGAGTGGTTGGGATGCATGGCCGCCGCAAACATCGTGAACTTTGACCCCAAAGAAGGGAAGTTCTGGCTTCCATCCCACCGATCAAACATCATAGAGTTGAAAGGTCTGGCGATGACGTTACCCATTCTTTATGGAGGATTCCTCAAAGTTGCAGAATGCTTCAGAAAGGATGGGCCAACAGGTGatacaaaaaataaagttttcgTACAGTCAAGCGGCGTTCGGCTCgaaattagcaatttttttgGAAGTGAAGATGTTGAGCCTCCGGGCCTgaatcatagagctgcttaaattgTTACCAGACAAAATACAATGTTGCGAGTACTGTTATGTTGCTCAGCTGAtaaaggttaaaggcactggacactattggtaaatattatcataaaaccttactttgtaccgaccaacttcgacgaccaatttgagctcaaattttcacaggtttgttgttttatgcataatatgttgagatgcaccaagtgagaagactggtcttcgacaactaccaatattgtccagtgtctttaagcattattttctgctaaagcagctcatAGAAATTGGACCGAGTCTTT
Above is a genomic segment from Asterias rubens chromosome 10, eAstRub1.3, whole genome shotgun sequence containing:
- the LOC117295537 gene encoding histone H1.1, embryonic-like, whose translation is MATEKKCAPVRTANERVRVWDHPPAMKMVVAAIVALKEKNGSSSQAIRKYIKDTFQVDMDRQAVFIRKALNTGVQQGVLIQTKGTGASGSFKLDPAMDKTKEKAKKVKQRDKVKKKKKEQAKKAKLKAQKAKSIQCTFVFDVKKEKTKKANNNKKEVSKENRQEDTHQESCSQERAAKPAKKDTKPSKAAKSPKPKAKKVTESMQQSRSTTNKPKK